A single genomic interval of Malania oleifera isolate guangnan ecotype guangnan chromosome 13, ASM2987363v1, whole genome shotgun sequence harbors:
- the LOC131146105 gene encoding uncharacterized protein LOC131146105 isoform X1 codes for MLEPSCDSSGWGCVLIGQQVVGMARVRNWWSRAKTVAGIHLFSASLFLFLFRMALRNSSLNSSSPSSDASISNEKERSKLYDKMEKDLDEHGAVFLKQGETSQSLSLSDIFTITDGSVRPILKTANPPVRANVLYLSPEYSVHILEAVRGIFSPYFENVIWYQNSSLYHFSMFHASHHISPVPATEDEIEAEASAVKSVVGDMCPLKIVLDRVVLTSTGVLLGCWQVVSGTDPVTIRAKLRSVLPRAPEKQLYNAAMLHTSFARFIGQPQNFPMEQHKTVDQVHFLHKLVTCLNNQIRGFEAMVSELWYVEEYDVLALALNGRMKVRRYQLGCSKA; via the exons ATGCTTGAGCCCTCTTGTGATTCTAGCGGGTGGGGATGTGTGTTAATTGGTCAACAGGTGGTGGGGATGGCTAGGGTTAGGAACTGGTGGAGTCGTGCAAAGACTGTGGCTGGCATCCATCTCTTCTctgcctctctctttctcttcctatTCCGTATGGCCCTTCGGAACTCCTCCCTCAATTCCTCTTCTCCGTCTTCAG ATGCTTCAATATCAAATGAGAAGGAAAGGTCAAAGTTGTATGATAAAATGGAAAAAGATTTGGACGAGCACGGAGCAGTCTTCCTTAAACAAGGTGAAACTTCTCAGTCACTGTCCCTTTCTGATATCTTCACCATAACGGATGGATCTGTGAGACCTATTCTTAAG ACAGCAAATCCTCCTGTACGAGCTAATGTTTTGTATTTGAGCCCTGAATATTCAGTGCATATATT GGAGGCTGTGAGGGGCATATTTTCTCCTTACTTTGAAAATG TGATCTGGTACCAGAACTCCAGTTTGTACCATTTTAGCATGTTCCATGCCTCACATCATATTTCGCCTGTTCCTGCCACGGAAGATGAG ATTGAAGCTGAAGCAAGTGCTGTTAAATCTGTTGTTGGTGATATGTGCCCTTTGAAAATTGTTTTAGATAGAGTAGTTCTGACATCAACTGGAGTGCTTCTAGGGTGCTGGCAG GTTGTCTCTGGGACAGATCCCGTAACAATTCGTGCTAAATTGAGAAGTGTCCTTCCACGTGCACCAGAAAAGCAACTT TATAATGCTGCTATGCTTCACACATCATTCGCAAGGTTTATTGGTCAGCCCCAAAATTTTCCAATG GAGCAGCATAAAACGGTAGATCAAGTTCATTTCCTCCATAAGCTAGTCACTTGCCTAAACAATCAAATCCGTGGCTTTGAG GCCATGGTTTCGGAGCTGTGGTATGTAGAGGAATACGATGTGTTGGCTCTTGCATTGAATGGAAGAATGAAGGTCCGCAGGTACCAACTGGGCTGCTCAAAAGCCTGA
- the LOC131146105 gene encoding uncharacterized protein LOC131146105 isoform X2 → MEKDLDEHGAVFLKQGETSQSLSLSDIFTITDGSVRPILKTANPPVRANVLYLSPEYSVHILEAVRGIFSPYFENVIWYQNSSLYHFSMFHASHHISPVPATEDEIEAEASAVKSVVGDMCPLKIVLDRVVLTSTGVLLGCWQVVSGTDPVTIRAKLRSVLPRAPEKQLYNAAMLHTSFARFIGQPQNFPMEQHKTVDQVHFLHKLVTCLNNQIRGFEAMVSELWYVEEYDVLALALNGRMKVRRYQLGCSKA, encoded by the exons ATGGAAAAAGATTTGGACGAGCACGGAGCAGTCTTCCTTAAACAAGGTGAAACTTCTCAGTCACTGTCCCTTTCTGATATCTTCACCATAACGGATGGATCTGTGAGACCTATTCTTAAG ACAGCAAATCCTCCTGTACGAGCTAATGTTTTGTATTTGAGCCCTGAATATTCAGTGCATATATT GGAGGCTGTGAGGGGCATATTTTCTCCTTACTTTGAAAATG TGATCTGGTACCAGAACTCCAGTTTGTACCATTTTAGCATGTTCCATGCCTCACATCATATTTCGCCTGTTCCTGCCACGGAAGATGAG ATTGAAGCTGAAGCAAGTGCTGTTAAATCTGTTGTTGGTGATATGTGCCCTTTGAAAATTGTTTTAGATAGAGTAGTTCTGACATCAACTGGAGTGCTTCTAGGGTGCTGGCAG GTTGTCTCTGGGACAGATCCCGTAACAATTCGTGCTAAATTGAGAAGTGTCCTTCCACGTGCACCAGAAAAGCAACTT TATAATGCTGCTATGCTTCACACATCATTCGCAAGGTTTATTGGTCAGCCCCAAAATTTTCCAATG GAGCAGCATAAAACGGTAGATCAAGTTCATTTCCTCCATAAGCTAGTCACTTGCCTAAACAATCAAATCCGTGGCTTTGAG GCCATGGTTTCGGAGCTGTGGTATGTAGAGGAATACGATGTGTTGGCTCTTGCATTGAATGGAAGAATGAAGGTCCGCAGGTACCAACTGGGCTGCTCAAAAGCCTGA